CGAACCGCCCGCAAGATGCTGGCTGCATCCCCCGTATCCCACGGTATCGCCCCCACATGCGGAACCGCGCTATCCTCCTCCGATGGAGCACTCCATACCCCGTTGCGCTCCGCCTCCACCACAAAGTAATACTCCTGCTCGGAGGTTAAACCCGTGACGCTTAGCATCCGCGCGTCTCCAGACTGAACCGAAGACACGTTGGGATATACCCCGCTTGCTGTGCCCCAGCGCACCCGATAACCCGTTGCACCGGGCACCTCGTCCCAATACACCGTCACCTTGTTCGCCCCCGTCGGCGCGGCGAATATCCACGGCACAGAGGTCAAAACCACATCTTCACCACGCAACCAGTGGCTCGCCTTCGCCTGAACCGTATATGCACCCGCCGGCAGGGTCAACTCCACGTCCACCTCTGCCGACGGGGCAACGATACTCACCGTTTTAACGTATACCGGCGCATCGGGGTTACTCTCCGTGCCCACCGCCTTCGCGCGAAACTCCACGCTGATCACACGGCTCGGATGACCGCCCCAGTCGCCTAAACGCAACCGCTCAAGGGATGTCAACGGCATCTACTGGCAGGGCCGATACCACCAGGTAACGCATCTGCCCCTGGATGGGCACTTCCACTAGGTAGCGTTTTCCTGTATCGGATGGAGGCATATCCTTTTGCCAGAAGAACTCGTCTAGTCCGAGATACACTCCCTTGCCGTGTTTCGCCCAGCGTATCAAGTTAAAGTGATAAAAAGCCCATCCCTTCGACCAAGCGTTGCCAACACCTCGCACATCTTGGTAGTAGTGTTTCCCCTGTTCATTGACGAAGTGCAGACGAGCAAGAAGATCGTGCTGGCGACGCAACCGATTCTGTTCAGTGCGCGTGGGATCAAAAAAGACCGTCCACTTGCTATTTGGAGAGATCAGCAAGTGCTGTCCTGCAGGAGCACCTTGTGGCGTTTGGGGTCGCACCGGGTCGGCATCGGCGTACTCCCTACCGTACAGTTTACGATATAGCCTCAAGGCATGACGAAATGCCCTTCCCATCAGACGGTCCATGTGAGAGGGCTCGAGCGGACGGATTTGCTCGCCATTTACGTACACACCGTAGAATCGCTGGTCGTCTCGTCCTTGCCTCACACCATAGACTAGATACCGACTATCCAGTGACCACAAGTAACAGTCGGCTCTGTCTGTCAGCTGACGTGCTTGCCCAGAGGTTACATCTACCAGATATAGCCCTGACTCGTGTCCCCACCCTGTTGTTGCTACGTATTTACTGTTGGGCGACCAGCGCCAGTCGCCTTGGTAAGCAGCTGGCGTCACACGGCGGATAAACAGGTTGGCTGTTTCACCGACAGCCAGTGCAATCGGCTTTGGACGCCCTCCGGCTACATCCGATCGTGGGATGAATGATGCAGCCAGTCGTTTCCCATCCGGTGAGAGCTTTACCTCCCCTAGGTTATACAGGTCGCCCTCATAACTGTTTGGAAATAAGCGTCCAGCCACGTGTTTCCCGTTGCGAAAGATTTCTAGTCCGAAAACAGGCTGTTCATACATGGCAGTCGCCCGATAGGTAACTATCAACCCTGAGAAAGACAAATTAAGCACCTCGATCTTACCTCCTTTCTCAGTTAGTGTCTGATATTAACAGTCTCGCTGGTAGGACTACCTCCGGTAGGCGATGTCGTTACAAGCAAGTTGTTACCTACACGTGCCGCATAAGGTGCGTATCGTCCACTTGTCTCTGTTCGTGGCAGGTCCCACGGTACTGTCTCCATACTGTTTCTTAACTGCAGGGAGCCATCCAGCCATTGGGCTCCTCGTATATAAGAACCTGTTGGTAAGTAGTACCGTGGTCCATATGAAGGAGCAGGATCGAAAGCCGTTAGACCCGGCGTGTTTGATGGCAGGGATTGGGCCATCGAATGAACCCGTTTAAAGCGAAGAGGAGCCTCTTGCCGGATATTTGGTATGCGTAGGGCGAAGCAGAAAGTCTGAGAGTAATACAGACCATACGCATCAAAAGCGTCTACCAGAAGCCATCCAATACGAGGTTGTTGCCACGTATACACCCCTATAAAGACATAGTTGCCCAGTTCAGAGTCAGCCCAGATGTAGTTGCCTGTACTGGGGTTTTCTCCCATCACCAAGAGAATGAGATCGTTAGGCAGAGGCTTACCTCTCCACTTTCTACCGCGATCATTCACAACCACAAAGGCTTGCCAACGATTAGGCAAATTGGGACCGCCATAGCCTGCGCGATGGAACATGATACCTGCATCAACCTCTAAGTTATCGCCTGTTACCCCTAAATAGATGAAGGGCTTCTCTTCCGAACGCTGCAAGGAGAGATTTGCTGGTTCAACCTTTGGTAGGTACACAAATCCAGAAACGCCTTCATATTGCTCGTTGTTGTACTGACTTCTGCTCACTATTCTCCGAAAAGCCCCAGCGTCGATTTTCTGAGGTTGTCTAGACTGTCCCTTTATTTGCTCTTGCTGTTCAAAAGTCAAGCAAGATGGCATCGGAATAGACATTCCTGACAGCACCAACTGCGAGTTGTCTGTGTCCACATACCCGTCGGGAGGAAAAGCAATCTGGTAACCTTCGATGTAGACCGAACCATCTGGAGCCATTACCCGTAGTCCTCCTGAGCGATTAGAGACGTATCTCCGCACTGTTTGCAGAATACTAGTGGGAGACTCATCCCATGGAATACTTTGTGCATCTGGCACGTCGCTGTCTTCGTCAGACGCTGTGGAAACAGTATTGTTCGAGCCGTTGGCTATAGCCTGAGCCACATAGAAATACTCTACCCCCATGGAAAGTCCTGTGTTTGTCCATCGGAATGTATTATTGCCTACTGTAGCAACAGGTTGGTCGTAGTCGTACACTCCTGATCTTGTAGACCGGAAGATACGATAGCCTGTGGCACCAGGGACTGGGCTCCAGTACACTGTTATTTTGTTAACACCTGTTGCCGCGGCAAATATCCAACTGGGCGGGGTTACTATACTCCCCTCACCCCTCAACCAGTGGCTCGCCTTCGCCTGAACCGTATACGCACCCGCAGGCAGGGTCAACTCCACATCCACCTCTGCCGACGAGGCAACGATACCCACCGTTTTGACGTATACCGGCGCATCGGGGTTACTCTCCGTGCCCACCGCCTTCGCACGAAACTCCACGCTGATCACACGGCTCGGATGACCACCCCAGTCGCCTAAACGCAACCGCAGAGGCACACGCAAACCCTCTTCCATCGGCTGTTCCACGCCCGTCAGCGCGTCTACCCCAATCTCGCCGAAGTGGTTCACAAGGATGCCGAAGTCAAACAGAGTGACCTCCGTGTCCCCGTCCAAATCCGCTTCAGGGGTGAAGCCGGGGTCTTGCTCGCTCAAGCCGAAGTTGGCAACCAGGATGCCGTGGTCGAAGAGGGTCACTTCGTTGTCTCCATCGATGTCGCCGTTGAGAAGGGTCATGATGGGTGGCTGCTGGGCGTTAGCCAGCGTCGCCCACAGGACAAAAAGTGTAGCAAGAATTACATTGAGTGGGGGGGGAGTAGCGAAACCGGTTGTACGCTTGAACATTGTAAAACCTCGTTTGCGTGAAGTGTTCAAAATGCTTGTTACATCGTTCTGTTTACAGAATAACAGAGATAGCTGGGTTGTGTCAAGGAGTTTGGCGAGGGTGTTCGAGAATTGTTGAGAAGTTGGTTGTCGCGCAAGCAGAGAGGCGTTCTTGCTACCTCTTGTCTTACCTCACCCCCGTCCCCTCTCCTACGAGGAGAGGGGGCGTTCCCCCTTCCCTCACAGGGAAGGGGGCTAGGGGGTTAGGTGATCTATCCATTCAACCACCCATTTCGAACACCCTCAGGGATTTGGCAAGATTCTTGGTGAGGATAGTGCTCTTGTGCTTGCAGCCAGAACCGCCTGGCAGAGAGGCTGAATTGCTACGGCTCGCTGCCGACGAGAACCTCAACGCGGACATTCTGCGCGTTCTGTTGCGTCGCAAGCCCGACCTGGACACTGTGCGTGTGCAGGATGTGGGTCTTTCGGGAGCCGACGACCGTGTGGTATCCAGCGGGCGAAAATTACTCCTTCACCAATGTCACCACCACCCTGCACTCAGGATTCAGATACTTCTCCACCGTGCGGCGGATATCCTCGGCGGTCACCGCCAGCACGTTCTTCTCGTACTCGGTGGCGAAGAGGTAGGTATCTATCATTTCGTAGAAGCCCAGCGTGTTTGCCTGCCCTTCCGTGGTCTCCATCCCAAAGAGGTATTCGCCCAGTATCTCTCGTTTGGCGCGCGCCAGCTCTGCATCGGTGACCGGCGTCTTCGCCAGCTGCTGCAGGGCACCCACGACCATGGCTTCCGCCTGCTGAGGGTTGCCGCCCTCTGGAAGCTCCACCACAATGCTGAAGATGCCAGGATACCGCTGGGTGAGGAACTCCGTAGTGACGCGCGTGGCAACACCCTGTCCCACCAGCAGCCGGGTAAGCAGACCGTCCCGCCGCCCCAGCAGGGCAAGCAACAGGTCGCACGCGCACACATCCTTCACCTCTTTCACCGACGGCGCCATGAAGCCGATGCCCACCACCGGAAAACCCCTGCGCACCTTGAACTGTGCATGGCGGGGCGCGCCGGGCGGCGATTCGGGTTCGGGTTCCGATTCAGCGATGTCGCGTCTCTTCCATCCGCCGAACAGCTTCTCGACCGCCGCGAAGGCTTCTGTCGCGGTCACATCGCCCACAATCACCAGCGAGGCGTTGTTCGGCACGTAGTACTTCCGATAGAACTCCACTATCTGCTCGCGCTGGATGCGGATAATGGAATCGCGCGTGGCAGCGACGGGCAGGCGGTATGGATGTTTCTGGAAAAGCAGTTCCGCCAGACGCTGGTTGGCATCACGCACGGGGTCATCAGCGGCGCGCGCCAGCTCGTCCAGAATAATCATCTGCTCGCGTTCCACGTCCTCGGGGCGCAACGCGCTGTTCTGCACCGCATCGGCAACCACCTCCAGCGCGTTCTGCCAGTATCGGCTGGCAACGGTGGTGTACAGGTGCATCCAGTCGCGCGACGTGGTGGCGTTCAGGGTAGCACCCAGTTCCTCGATATCGCGGTCTACCTCACCTCTGCCGCGCTTTGCGGTGCCACGAAAGAGCAGATGCTCCATAAAATGCGCCACGCCGTTGGTTTCGGCGGTCTCCCGCGAGGAGCCAGCGCGTATCCACAGGTCTATCGTCACCAGAGGAGCCTCATGCGCCTCGCGCACCAGCACGCGCAACCCGTTCGGAAGGGTTTTCAGCTGGATCGACTCGGCTGGCAGGCTATCCGCCCGAACAAGAACTACCGCCAGCAACCAAAACAAGCACCATGCAACCGTTCTGGACACAGAATAACTCCCGTGAGAGAAGATATTTTATTATACTACGACCCATGCCACTGAAACACCGCAAGGGACTGTGCGATGTAAAGGGACACAACCTGCCATTCTGAGCCAAACGAAGAATCTCTAAGACTTTTTGCTAACGCGCAGAACGACAGTTTATGTCGCTTTATATCCCCAACTATCGCGCGGTCCTCTGACTGCGTAACTCCTGGAACTCTACAAAATGGTTTCAGACAGGGAAGATGTTCGATAAATCATGTAGACACCCCGTATCCATAAACACCACAAAAAACTGCCATCCCCAACGAACCGCACCACTCCCATACGCCCCCTTCACACTCCCAAACAATTGCTCAATTCGGTAACGCTCCCTGAAAGCCCAACTATACTGCTGCGAACGCAACCGAGCACGACACCGAGCATCCGAACGCACACACTGCCACAAACCATCCCGAACACGCGCCACAGGCAAAAAACCAACATCCTCCAATAACCGCAACAACCCTGCCCGATGACCATACAAACCATCCTCCACCAACAAAGTGCCCGAAGCCATACCCCCGCGACCATTATGCTCTACCCACTGCCGCAATAACCTCCCTTCATCCGCATACGCCTCCCCCAACGATAATCCCATCACCCATAACTGTCCACCCTGCCTATAACCCATCACCGTCGCTTTCACCTGCGCACGCTGCCGACGCACCGCCGCCCCACGCAAATACTGCGACACAAACACCCCAGCATACCCAAAACCCGTGCCGTCCACAAAAGCACACCGCGTCGCACCAATCGGCTACTCTCACGCGATACCCTGCTGTGCTAACCAAGTGAGCAACTGCTGCAGCCGTTCCTGCTGGAGGTGATGGAAGCGGTAGACAAGTGTGCCTAAGGCAGGCAAATCAAACTCACTCAGCAGTTCGGGGGCAATGCCAAAGAGCAGGCGTCGGTAGGAAGCGTGTTCGCGGATGCGCAGCAGCAGCAAGGTGAGGATGAGCGCTTCGGGGTATTGGTAGGGTCTTGCGCGTCGTTTGGGCAGAGGGTGTAGTTGGCAGAAGCGTTGGATGTAGTGGTAGATGCCCCTCACGGGGAGGGTGGTCAAGGTGACGTGTTTAGGGTATTGGTGTTTCATAGCCATTTATATACCCGATATCCACCAACTTTTTGAACATCCTCCTTTGACATCATTCGTCAAACCGCCACTCTACGTCATAAGCCCCCCCACTTTGATACTCTGTCGGTTCCATAAACTCGTAGGGTGGAACCACAGGACTATCCTGTCGCTCTCTGCCCATAGGCAACCTGTCCGTATTATAGACCATGATGTGGTTTTCAAAGTAGGAACGATCACCGATCCTATAAGAACGGGTAAGATCACAGGTGGAGATAATCGCCCAACGCCCGTTGTTAGAAACTGCGTGAGGTTGAATGACGCCAGCTACATGTTGCCCATCCATCAGCAGACGAACACCACCTCTCTTACTGTCTAGGAACAGCTTCGCTTTAGTAAACCTACCTCGTGGTATCTCAATTTGGGGGTCATAGGGCTCTGCACGCAGGCGCCACTGTCCATTGCGGGAGTAGACGCAAAGCCTCGGAGGGTCAAGGGGTGCTTTATACCACCAGGGATTCAGGATGTTCCACCCTTCCTGAACATGGCGTATCTGAGCGGAACCCAGGCGCCAGCGTTGGTGTGTACGGATGTCCATACCGTACCAGACCACAGCTTTTCGTTTTCCCAACACTTTACACCAGATGGTACGGCTGTCCGGATACCATCCGGTTGCTACACAACCATTTATCAGTTTGGTTGCCTTTGTCGTCGCACACTCCACCAGCACTAGGTCATACCAGTTTGTTATTCCCAACAAGTAGCGCCCGTCCGGCGAGAAACGGGGGTAATATATTGGGTCAGAGGGGAACTGAACAGTGCGCCACTTGCGCGGGTGAGACTTGACATCCGCGATTGCCATGCCTAGCCCAACCGCAGTGATCGCCACGTATCGCTTGTCCAGGGACATACCTACCCAACGGTCATCCAAGCTTCCTCGGCGTAGCAAGGGAACGATCTTTCTCTGCCCTCTCTCGAAGCGAAGGATTCCCAACGTGCCTTGCTCCTCTGTTAGGTACCACAGCCTTTCGAAAGGCGGCATCTCCTTCAGGGACTGCCAGTATAGCTGCTGGATGCGCGCGGGGAGGCTTCTGATGTAAGTCTCACCATATTTCTTTTGGATCTCTTGCATCATCACACCTCACCGCAGATCTACAGTGACGACTTCCCGGAAGTATTGCTCTATAGGGAGGAAATCCTCTACCTTGACCACTTGCTCGTTGGGAAACACACGAACATCCCCACCGAAAGAAGGCGTCCATTGTTGCCAGCCATTACAGAATACCTGCACCTCGTTTAACTCCTCGAGGGTTATCCGTGAAACGTAACCGACGCCAATGTATCTGGCAAACGAACCTGTACGTCGCCAGCCGTCCTGGTCATCTTTGGGAATCCCATTTTGAGCCATCGAAATCACACGCCGCACTCGAGGATTGCCTCTCGTAAAATCTGGCACCTTTGCAACACCTACGAAGGTGTGTTGGTAATACGGAGAGTCTGGGTCGGTATCTATCAGGTATCGCCATGCTTTGATTTCCAGAACAGCTGACTTTTCTCGAAACCTTGCTTCACTGTTGATACGCAGGTTTATATCAACGACATAGCCGTATTGTACCATGTCCCATGATAGGTCGCTTCGCGTTGTCCCTACTACGGGGATGTATTTGTCAGTGTCGGTGCCTTGTTTGCGAGGCTTCTCAATGCGTATCCTCATATATGGCATCCACCTTGCATAGCTGGGGGGTGGCGAACCGGGATCTTTTCCTTCTTCCCTACCGTTTCTTCGCACACCTCTTCCCCTGGGATGGTAACTGATACCGCCTTCGATATCTACTCTTCCGCCTCCCGCAGCATCGTAAGCGATGCCGAAGTATACGTGAGGGGTATCGCGTGTATTTGCATGCGTATCACCTGACACAAAAACATACCATTGAGGTAGAAAGAAGTT
This window of the Bacillota bacterium genome carries:
- a CDS encoding insulinase family protein, which translates into the protein MSRTVAWCLFWLLAVVLVRADSLPAESIQLKTLPNGLRVLVREAHEAPLVTIDLWIRAGSSRETAETNGVAHFMEHLLFRGTAKRGRGEVDRDIEELGATLNATTSRDWMHLYTTVASRYWQNALEVVADAVQNSALRPEDVEREQMIILDELARAADDPVRDANQRLAELLFQKHPYRLPVAATRDSIIRIQREQIVEFYRKYYVPNNASLVIVGDVTATEAFAAVEKLFGGWKRRDIAESEPEPESPPGAPRHAQFKVRRGFPVVGIGFMAPSVKEVKDVCACDLLLALLGRRDGLLTRLLVGQGVATRVTTEFLTQRYPGIFSIVVELPEGGNPQQAEAMVVGALQQLAKTPVTDAELARAKREILGEYLFGMETTEGQANTLGFYEMIDTYLFATEYEKNVLAVTAEDIRRTVEKYLNPECRVVVTLVKE
- a CDS encoding transposase, with the translated sequence MDGTGFGYAGVFVSQYLRGAAVRRQRAQVKATVMGYRQGGQLWVMGLSLGEAYADEGRLLRQWVEHNGRGGMASGTLLVEDGLYGHRAGLLRLLEDVGFLPVARVRDGLWQCVRSDARCRARLRSQQYSWAFRERYRIEQLFGSVKGAYGSGAVRWGWQFFVVFMDTGCLHDLSNIFPV
- a CDS encoding fibronectin type III domain-containing protein, which gives rise to MTSLERLRLGDWGGHPSRVISVEFRAKAVGTESNPDAPVYVKTVSIVAPSAEVDVELTLPAGAYTVQAKASHWLRGEDVVLTSVPWIFAAPTGANKVTVYWDEVPGATGYRVRWGTASGVYPNVSSVQSGDARMLSVTGLTSEQEYYFVVEAERNGVWSAPSEEDSAVPHVGAIPWDTGDAASILRAVR